CGGCGCGGAGAGCGGGGCCAGCAGGGTGAGCAGGTCGCGGCGCTCGTCCTCCGCCTTTCCCGCCGCCAACGATGCCTGGTCGGGCGCGGGCACATCCCCGCCGATCACCTCGCCCAGGTCGTGGATGATGCAGATTTTTACCAGCCGCGCAAAATCCACTTCCGGAAACTCCGGATGCAGCACCATGGCCATCAGGCACAGGCGCCAGGTGTGCTCGGCCACGCTTTCGCGCTCGCCGGCGGTGGTCCATCCGCTGCGCGGCGTGGTCTTGAGCCCTTCGGCCAGGCGCAGAAATTCGAGAATCCCGCTGAGTTCAGAAGGCTGCATGGGACGTGTGGATATGTGATTCGTGATCTTCATTGCCAGCCGCGCGCGGGGGCGCGGAGCGGCGGATGGTGAGCCGGAAGGCTGAGCGTCCGCGTCGCGGACCCGTATCAGACCTCACCCGCCAGATAGCGCTTGCGCAGCGGCTCGGGAAAGCGCTCGATGGCGTAGCGCAGCATGGTTCGCGGCATGGCGCGATATGGTTCGCGCAGAAACGCCTCTTCCGCCGCCAGGTCGCGCTTGCCCACCTCGCGCAGCATCCACCCCACGGCCTTGTGGATGAGGTCGTGCGGGTCGCGCAGCAGGCGCTCCGCCACCCGCAGCGTGGGCGTGAATTCGCGGCGCTTGATGAAGTGAAAGGTGGCGAGGATGGCGATCCGCCGTTCCCACAGCGATTCGGAATCCGCAATCGACAGCAGTGTTTGCGTCCTTCCGGGCCCAGGTACGCGCCTACGATGTGCTCCGCGGACGTATCCACCAGGTCCCAGTTGTTGATGAACCGCGTGTGCGCCAGGTAATCCGCGTAGATCTGCTCCCGCTCCGCCGCCGGTCCCCGCCCGAACGCGTCCACCATCAGCAGCAGCGCCAGCAGGCGCTCCTCGTGCCAGGGGGAGCGCAGAAGGTGCAGCCGGTCATCCCGCGACGTCTGCCGATTGCGTTTGGCGAGCGCGCGAAGCTGGGGAACGCGGATGCCGAGAAACTGGTCGCCCTCGCCGTATTCGCCCGGGCCGGTCTTGAAGAAGCGCTGCAGCACCGCCGCGTTCTCCGGCGTGGCGAGCGCGCGCAGTTCCCGCCGAACCTCCGCGAGCGCGCCGTCGCCATCCACGGTTGTCTCTGTTTCCGCCATCCGCCGTACTCGTTTCCGGTTCTCGATCAGGGACGACTTTCGCCCGGGGCGATCCGGACTGCCTCAGTCGAACCGCACATCAGAGCCAGAATCATAACTGGAGGAAGTGCCGGAATCATAGCTGGCATCTGACCCGGTCCCATGGCTGGAATCCGGGCTGGAATCGAAGCCGGCCCCCGTGGAGCTTTCGCTCTCTGCGGTGGCGGAATCCGCGAGGCCGGAACCCGGCTCGCACCGCGTGAGGGGATTAAAGCTCCCATCGGAATCCGCCAGTGGCGCGCACTCCGCATCCGCCTGCCCCGCCGGCTCCAAGCGGGCGGTGGTCGCATCGGCAGCCTGGTTCAGCACGAGGGCGGGCGCGACGTACGACATGGCCTCCGGCGTGTGCTGCGGCTGCGCATCCGGCCGGGGCCGCGCGACCGGGGCCGGCGGTGCGCCCTTGCGAGGCGTGGCGGGAAAGAGCGGAACGTCGCGAGGATCGCGCGACGGACGCTTCTTGAACATCTGCGTAATCGCAAAGATTCCGCCCCCCAGAAGAAGAATACCGATAATCCACCACGGAGCCCCGGGCATGGGAATCAGCGGTGCGGGCTGGGGAATCGGCCCCTCGAGTTGCTGCACGTAGAATCCGTTCACGTACAGGTTGTGCAGTTCATCCTCCAGCGTCTGCACCTGAATCACCGCGTACTTATCGTCCTTGGATCGTGCCTCATACGTCAGCACGCGAGTCGTGACGTAGCTGGTCCACTGCGCATTGACCCCCACCAGCTTGACCTGCTTCACGCCGCCGGGAAAGTAGCGGGCGAACGCGGCCAGGCTGTCCGCGGCATGCGGAATCTGCAGCAGCGCAGGGGAAAACTTGCGCCTCATGGCCGTCGTGTCGCGCGCCAGCATCTGCCGGATCAGCAGGCGGGAGTACTCGTCCGCCCGCGGCGTTGCGGTCTTGCGGAAATTGGTTTCCGTGGGCCGCACGCAGGAGGCCAGCAGGGCGCACGCGCACAGGGCGAGCACCCGGATGTGTGCTTTCAGGCGATGCATGGCGTCAGGTTGATGACGGGAGATGGGAGGAGGCGAGCGTGGATCGAGATGCGGCTCACGACCGGAGCGGCGGCCCGCCGTGGCCGGCTTTGCGCGCGAGCATGTCCGCCGCGCCGCGGGTGGAGTAGCGCACCCAGGTGTAGTGCATCAGGCTCCACGTGAGCCCGTACGCCACGCCGTGCCGCAAGGATGCCCCCGCGATCACCGCCCAGGTCAGCCCGCCTCCGAGCCCGGCGAGCGCGAAGCCGTACCCCGCGGGCCGGTACCACGGCGGCACGCCCCGCCGCTGCGCGCGGGCAAGCACGTGGAAAAGGATGAGATAGATCGCGATCCCCGGAACGCGCCCGATGGCGTCCGCCCACGCCGCGCCCGACACGAAGCGGGAAACGAGTGCAACCAGCACGCTGAAGCCGAGCACTTCCAGCACCACGGCGCGCGAGATGGGGGCGGGCGCGGTGCCCGCGCCGCGGTCCACCGCGTCGCGGCGGGCGGGCTCGACGCCTGCGAGCATGGCCAGCCCCGACACGAAGATCAGGATCACCGCGATGATCTCGGCCCTGCGCGCGGGGATTCCCATCCGCCCGCCCCAGAACAGCAATGGCAGCGCGACAGCCGTCATGAGCATGGACGCCGCGAGGAGACCTAGCATGCGCCGCCGTCCGCGCTCCGCCAGCGGCGGCTTCTGATCTTGATTCATGAGTCTTGCTGCGGGGAATCTCGTCTCGCGGAATGTAGGCTCCTTCGGTAGCGGCCGCACCGCGGATCCGCGATCAATGGGGCTGTCCGTTCAACGGGATGCGCCGCGATCGTAGCGGACGCTCTGCGCGGCGGGACGACGCCGGCTCTCCTCGGGGAGTGCGTGCATGAGGACGATGAGCGAGGTCATCAAGCCCGCCAGGATCAGCATCAGCGCTCCCAATACCGCATGTTCCGCCCACGCGGGTGTGGCCGAATGCGACATGTTGACCGCGAACGCGAACACGGCAATCAGCAGGACGAACAGCGCCGGAGCAACCCGCAGATGGCGAGAAACGGTGGGCGAGTATCGGTCACCAAAACGGGGCCGGATGCGGCGGCGAATCGCGCCGGGAAGTCCGCGCATCGCCCAGCCGAAGCGCACCAGCCCATCGATTTCGCTCAGCACTGGAATCATCTCGTTGCTCCGTCCGGTGTTGGCGCACTCCCCCGGCGCCGTACGCGGCGGTTCGCGGCCGGGTTTCGGTATCTATTGCGCACGGCGACGGGGCACGCGGAGGAATCCGCATGCCCCGTCGTGTCATCAAGCCACGGCTCGTTCTCGTGAGCAACGGCCTCAGGCGGATGAGGTTCGGCCGGAGGCGCCACAATCGCGGGGGATCAGACGGCGGCGCGCCTGCGTCGCTTCCAGTCCAGCTCAACCATGATGCGGCGCGTGATTTCGCCGTTCCACTCCACGCGCAGGCCATGATCCCTGAGCGTGCTCACCACGTCGCGCGCAACGGCGAGCGGTGCGTCTTCCGTGTCGGCAACCGCGCCGTAGGAGAGGTAGATGCCGCCACCCTCCACGGCGGATTCCGTGTCCTGCATGTGGTAGAAGACGTAGCCGCGAACGTGGGGGATGATGTCGTTCACGGCCTCCACCTCCGCCCAGATCTCCGCGGACCCGCAGTTGTTGCAGCAGGCGAAGTTCTCGCGGCAGACGATTCCGCCGTCCTCCAGTTCCGCGAAGGCCGCCTCCAGACGGTCGTTGTCCGTGGTCTCGGGCCACGTCGCCTCCTCGCGGGCGTGCGCGGCCAGCAGCCCGGGAAGCATGCGCTCCGCCTCCGCCTGTACGACGTCCCGGTCCAGCTGGCCCTCGAACACGTCGCCCGCGGCCTCCACGATCTCATCGGGATCGCTGAAGCCCGCGGCAATCTCGCGCACCAGCCACTCGCGAAGATCGTCCAGCCCCTCCCCTGCCGACGCCTCCACCGCCGGCTCGGGCGGCGGCGGGCGCTCGCCAGAAAACCAGCTGCGCAGGAGTGACATCATCCCATCCGCACTCATGGCCTCTCCAATCGAAAGCTCACCAGGATTGAACCGCGGTCGCGGACGAGAACATCACGAACCATGCTCGCACCCGCGTTGGCGCGTTCGGCACGCTGTCGTTCCGGCGGGAAGCGCGCCGATCAGTTCGCGCCTGCCGCGAGAGCTTCGCGCGCCTCGGCGATCTGCGCGGTGTGGCGCTGCTCGTGGCGGGCGCTGAGAGCGAGCCACTGGTACAGGTTCAGAGGCCCGAACCGCGGGTGCGGCCGGCTGAGCCCGCTCAGGTCGTACCCGTCGGCCTGCTCCATTGCCGCCAGCAGTTCGCCGCGCGTGCGGGCCAGCCCGGCCTCCAGTTCCTCACGGCTGATGCCATGGGTGGGCCGCACGAACTCGGGCGCGGTAATGCGCTGCGTGCGGTCCAGAACGGGCAGATGCTCCACCATCGACAACACGGACTGCTCCGGCGCGGGATCCTTGGGCAGCCCGTCCGCGATCGCCGGGAGCGCGAGCTTGGACAGCATGCCGATCATCCCGCTCTCGATCTTGGAAACGTGGTGCATCACCTCGCCGACGGACCACGAATCCGGCTTGGGCCTGGCGTCCAGTTCCGCCTGCGAAAGGCCCTGCACGGCCGCCAGCAGCCCGCGCCGGGCCTTGTCCAGCTCGCCGGCGATTTCCTGCATCTTGGGCGTCATTCGCTTTTCATCAGAAGAATGGAGGATTTCAAAGCCGCGATTCACGTCTGCGGCGAGCGGACGCCCGAGGCCGGAAGCGCGACGGCACGGTCGAGATGTTCGGCGTGGCGGTTCCGCCAGAGAATGGTGGAGAACCCGGCCAGCGCCGGTGCGCCAAGAATGGCCCAGATCGCCATCCGGGAAAAGAGGCTCTCGGGATCACCCGCGCTGCTCACCGTCTTCCAGAACCAGGCGACGGAAACCGCCCAGATGAGCAGAAGCAGCAGAAAGCCATAGGACGAGCGGAACGCGGTGACGAGCTGCCGGAACAGCCATCCCGCGGGGTCGCCGAGAACGGCGTTCAGCACCGGCAGCACGAACAGAAAGAGCACGTCCGCAAGTGCATACGACAGATAATCCATGCTGCGGCTCCGGATCGGGGATGTTCGGCAGGCCATCTCGGGCCGGACCTGACCGGGACGGCTCGCGTCAGTACGCGCTGCGCCGGAACCAGCGCGGCGGAGCATGATTCCGGTCCCGCCACACCAGTGTGGAGAGCATCGCCAGCGCAGCCGACCCGAACACCGAGATCACCGCAAACGCCATCTGGAACCCACCGTCCCCGGTCGTCCCCATCTTCCAGCCCAGCCAGAACCATCCCACCGACACCAGCCAGACGACCAGCAGCACCCGTCCGCCTGCCGGAGAACGCAGCGCACGGCCGAGCGGCGCAAACAGCCTGTCCAGCGGGTCGCGGAGTACTTCGCCAGCGGCCTCGGCGGCCAGCCAGCACACAAACTCCAGAAGAACGTGCCCCAGGATTCCCATGCGCTCACCTCGCGGAGGAGGAACTTTCGTTCCTCCTCCTACGATGCCCGGCGTCCCGGGTTTCGGGGGCGCCGGCTCAGCCGCCGAGTTCCTCCGCCAGATCCACGTAGCGATCCAGTGAATCCGGCGCGTGGCGGATGCGATCCAGGCCGGCGGTGTCGAACTCATCCAGCCCCCGCTTGGCCTTCACGCCCAGCAGGCGCAGCGCGGGGTTGATGGCGGTGACCGACGGATCGGCGGGCGCGTGCCCGCGATACACCTGCGCCCACTGCTCGCCCACGCCGCCGAAATAGTCGGTCGCGATCACGGAAAAGAGCGGCTCGCGGCCCGTGATGCGCTCCATCAGCACGCTGATCACGTGTTCCCGCGGAAAGATCAGCGACGGCGGAAAGACGCCCTCCAGATCACCTTGAACCCCCAGCGTTTTCTGCCAGCACGCGGTGTAGTAGTGCGTGATGGGGAACAGCGTCAGATCGTCGCCCAGCGGAATGCCGGCCAAGTCGAACGTCGCCGCCGCGGCCGCGTCGAATGGGCCGCGCAGGACGATTGCGCAGATGGAATGCGACATCGTCCGGGCGGATCAGGCCGTGGCGGACGCGTCCTGATCCGGCTGCGCGTTCATCGAGTAGATCTGGATCAGGTTGCCGACGGTGTCGTCAAAGATGGCGATCGTCACGGGCCCCGCGGCCATCGGCGGCGTGCGGAACATGACACCCTGCTGCTGCAGGCGCTCGTGCTCGGCGTGCACGTCATCCACCAGGAACGCGGTCATCGGGATGCTCTGCTCGCGCAGCGCGGCCTGAAACGCGAGCGCGGCGGGGTTGCTGTTGGGCTCCAGCACCAGTTCCACGCCGTCCGGCGCCTCGGGCGAAACGACCGTGAGCCAGCTGAACTCGCCCATGGGGATCTCGGCCTTCTTCTGAAAGCCGAGCACTTCCGTGTAGAAGCGCAACGCCGTTGCCTGATCCGCCACGAAAATGCTGCTGAGTTGAATGCGCACGGTCCGCCTGAGTTGGGGGTTGATGGGCCGCATCGGCCGGCGGCGAGGGGCACACGGTAATCACCGTTTGCGCACCGGACAAGGCTGATGATTTTCGCCTCCCGTCTCGCGCCACGGCGGGATCAGGGCGTGCGTTCAGCGGATGATGGATGCGGCCGCACCCCGGGCGGGATACGTGTGGATCGACAGGATGACGCTGATGGATCAGCCCGCGCGTACGCCGCCGGACTCGCGCGCACGGCGGGCCATGCTGCGGATTTCGGGATTGGCGATGACGCGGGCGCGCTGCCCCTCCGCCGTGGCCTGGATCATGGCCAGGCCGAGGTCCTGCCCCGCGACGTACAGCCCGGCGAATGGGCGCAGCAGGCGGAACGCGGGGCGGAGCGCCTGCAGGTAGCGCGGCGCGTTGGGCGAATCCTCGCCGTCGATGAACGCCGGCCGCCAGCACACCGCGCCGAACTCGTCCATCAGATCCTGCTCCGTCTGCGCCTTGACCCGCGCCCACATCATGCGGCTGTCGAGCGCGGCGCCCTGCCCGCTGATGTAGTGGAACGCCGCGTCCGGGCTGTGGCGCCGCAGCATGCGCGCGGCGGCGAGCGCAAAGTCGTGCGTGATCGTGCGATACTCCGCCTCGCCCGGCACCTGCGTGGCCGAGATGCCCAGGCACCAGAAGCACGCATCCACGCCGGCGAACGCGTCCTCGATCGCCGCATAATCCAGAAAGTCGCCGTGGATGACGACGCGCAGCTTGGCGTGCGCAAACGCCAGCGGCCGCCGCGCCACCGCCCGCACCTCGCTCACCGCGGGCGAGGACGCGCACGCCCGCACCACGCTCCCGCCCGCCGCCCCCGTCGCCCCGAACACCAGAACCTTCATCGCCGCCCTCCCGGGTTGGCCCGCGCGTTTCTTACTTCCCCCCGATCGAGAATATCCCGTTTGCTTCCTAGACGTGCCGCGTCAAGGTATACAGCTCAAATCTCCGCACGGCATCCAAGGTGTTCAAAGTCTGTAGTACAAAGGAGCCGTCGCCAATAAACAGGAATAGGGACGTCGCAACTGCGCCGCCCCACAGAGAATGACCGATCAGAGAGGTTTATGGGGAAGGCGTCAAGATACCAGCCGTGCACTCTTCTGACACAAACAGAGCACTAAGTGCTGCGCCAGTAATGCCCCGTGGAGCATCGACAGACATGATCGGGATCTGATGCTGGTGGGCGAGAGCGAGTTCAAGCTTCACCCATTCCGATCTATCATACTTCGGCGTGACAATGGCAAGTACTAAGGACGCACTCCTTAGCATTGTTAGGACATGACGCTGATGATCTTCACCTGGATTGTGCAGCAGATCGATGTAAGGATCACCAAACTCCCGCAAATACGAATCGAGTGCGACCAGCGTCGCACGATCCAAGACGTTATCCCGAAGAGTGTAGCTGACGAAGATTCTCACGCTTACCTGCTCGGCGAATTAGCTGCTATCCCCCCGACTGAATATAACGTGCCAAGCCCGAGCATGATGATGAGGAGGAGGACGTAGAACAGCATTGAACCGTTGAAAGCGGCATGAAAGGATCTTTGTACCACATTCCAGTTCTCGCGTTCTTCT
This Longimicrobium terrae DNA region includes the following protein-coding sequences:
- a CDS encoding HD domain-containing protein, giving the protein MQPSELSGILEFLRLAEGLKTTPRSGWTTAGERESVAEHTWRLCLMAMVLHPEFPEVDFARLVKICIIHDLGEVIGGDVPAPDQASLAAGKAEDERRDLLTLLAPLSAPLRDEITALWDEYEAASTPEARLAKALDKLETILQHTQGRNPPDFDYRFNLDYGRRYTADPPLIATVRALLDEETERRARESDALAASDGQ
- a CDS encoding DUF6891 domain-containing protein produces the protein MSLLRSWFSGERPPPPEPAVEASAGEGLDDLREWLVREIAAGFSDPDEIVEAAGDVFEGQLDRDVVQAEAERMLPGLLAAHAREEATWPETTDNDRLEAAFAELEDGGIVCRENFACCNNCGSAEIWAEVEAVNDIIPHVRGYVFYHMQDTESAVEGGGIYLSYGAVADTEDAPLAVARDVVSTLRDHGLRVEWNGEITRRIMVELDWKRRRRAAV
- a CDS encoding DinB family protein, which gives rise to MTPKMQEIAGELDKARRGLLAAVQGLSQAELDARPKPDSWSVGEVMHHVSKIESGMIGMLSKLALPAIADGLPKDPAPEQSVLSMVEHLPVLDRTQRITAPEFVRPTHGISREELEAGLARTRGELLAAMEQADGYDLSGLSRPHPRFGPLNLYQWLALSARHEQRHTAQIAEAREALAAGAN
- a CDS encoding VOC family protein, which codes for MRIQLSSIFVADQATALRFYTEVLGFQKKAEIPMGEFSWLTVVSPEAPDGVELVLEPNSNPAALAFQAALREQSIPMTAFLVDDVHAEHERLQQQGVMFRTPPMAAGPVTIAIFDDTVGNLIQIYSMNAQPDQDASATA
- a CDS encoding NAD(P)H-binding protein, producing MKVLVFGATGAAGGSVVRACASSPAVSEVRAVARRPLAFAHAKLRVVIHGDFLDYAAIEDAFAGVDACFWCLGISATQVPGEAEYRTITHDFALAAARMLRRHSPDAAFHYISGQGAALDSRMMWARVKAQTEQDLMDEFGAVCWRPAFIDGEDSPNAPRYLQALRPAFRLLRPFAGLYVAGQDLGLAMIQATAEGQRARVIANPEIRSMARRARESGGVRAG
- a CDS encoding TIR domain-containing protein; translation: MRIFVSYTLRDNVLDRATLVALDSYLREFGDPYIDLLHNPGEDHQRHVLTMLRSASLVLAIVTPKYDRSEWVKLELALAHQHQIPIMSVDAPRGITGAALSALFVSEECTAGILTPSP